A genomic window from Lotus japonicus ecotype B-129 chromosome 1, LjGifu_v1.2 includes:
- the LOC130719033 gene encoding uncharacterized protein LOC130719033 produces the protein MGGGGLLRDKAGGWLAGFSSSAISGGSFEAEVTMLRDGLVIAWHQGYKKVIILKEIMAIMAREWRVTVNWVHRDGNAAADWLVKHGHSLLAPCVQVISQLASELQLLLLKDSLVVPYSNTAPHLNGQIRTKRS, from the exons ATGGGTGGTGGAGGTCTGTTGCGCGATAAGGCTGGAGGTTGGCTGGCTGGTTTTTCATCTTCTGCGATCAGTGGTGGCTCTTTCGAAGCGGAAGTTACAATGTTGCGGGATGGCCTTGTAATAGCTTGGCACCAAGGCTACAAGAAG GTTATCATTCTCAAAGAGATAATGGCAATCATGGCTAGGGAGTGGCGCGTGACTGTCAATTGGGTTCACCGGGATGGAAATGCAGCAGCGGATTGGCTTGTGAAGCATGGTCATAGCCTCTTGGCTCCTTGTGTTCAAGTTATTAGTCAGCTGGCAAGcgagcttcagcttcttctgctGAAAGACTCCCTAGTTGTGCCTTATTCAAACACTGCACCACACTTAAACGGTCAGATTCGCACGAAACGTTCTTGA